The genomic window GTTCGGGACCTCGTGACGACCGAGCGCGTGACGCCGACCTGTCCGGACTGCGAGCGCCGGATGAAGAGCGCCGGCCGGAATCAGGGCTATCGGTGCCGGGACTGCGGGACGAGCGCCGACGGAAAGGCGGAACGTCCGCTCGAACGCGACCTCGAGCGGGGCTGGTACGAGGTCCCGCCGTGCGCGCGACGCCACATCGCGAAGCCGCTGGTTCGGGGCGGGTTCGACGCGCCGACGCACCCCGAACGATAGTCCCGACCGTCAGAAGATGCTCCGCCGACTGGGGGCGGCGCTCGAGGCGGTTCCGACGGCGGAACCGGGGAGTTCCCCGACGCAGTCGGAACAGTACCGGTAGCCGAGGTCGTTCTCCGCGCCACAGTCGGGGCAGACGACCGTCCCCGCGTCTCGGTCGACGGTCGCCTCGCGCTCGGCGGCGGCGCCGGCCCGGAGCGATCCGGGCAGATAGCGCGTGAGGGTCCCGACGAGCACCAGGTGGACGGCGAACAGCAGCACGGATCCCAGGACGACGGTTACTGGATCCATACCTACTAGGAAATTCTGCCGAGGTCCATTTGAATGTGACGCCGCGAGAGCGATTGCCGACGATCGGTGCCTCGATCCACGCCACCTCTGACGATTCAGTCAGTTATCGATCCCGATCGATTCGGCAATTATTTCGTTCATCGACACGATTCGAAAGAAGAAATGATATACGAGCGATAGCTATGTGCCGAGTATGGTTTCAGTACTGACCCGACGCCGACTCCTCGGCGTGGCGGGCGGGTCCCTGCTCGGCGCTTTCCTCCTCGGTCCCCGCGTCGGCGGGTCGGACCACGTCGATCCGGACCTCGAGGCGGGATGGCGACAGCCGCGCGCGGACTCGAGAAACGTCGCGTGGACGGCCGATCCCGGCCCCGGAGCGGACGGAACGGTGGGGTGGCAGCTCCCGCTCGATACCTACCGTCGGTTCGAGCACGCCGGACTCGCGCTCGCCGACGAGACGCTTTTCGTCCCGACTCACCGATCGCTCCGGGCGCTCGACGTCGAGAACGGGACCGAACGGTGGCGATACGCGTATCGGGAGTCCGCGTCGGGAGGGCTGTTCGACCGCCCGCAACTCGACACGGAACCGCGGGTCCGCGACGGCGTCGCCTATCTGGTGTTTCAGACCGGCGTCTGCGCGCTCGACCTCGACTCCCGACGACTCCGCTGGCGCTACGACCTCGACAGCGGCGCCGACGGGCTCCACCTGTTCGGGAACACGGTGTACGTGACGGGCCGCGTCGACGGCGACGATCGACTGGTCGCCCTCGACGCGGACACCGGCCTCGAGCGCTGGCGCAGAACCGGGCGCGTGGTCCCGCTGGCCGCCCGCAGCGGGCTTCTCGTCGGCGCGCGCTACGACGACGGGCGACTGCTCGGGCTCGAGCCCGAAACCGGAACGCGACGCTGGCTGAGCGGCGCCGAGATCGGCGCCTCGTCGCTGATTCGGAGTCAGGTCGCCGCGGTCGACGATCGCGTCGTCGGTATCGAATCGACCGGCGACCTGACCGCCCTCGAGGCGGCGACCGGCGAGGGTCGCTGGACCGTCTCGGACGCCGCCGCCGACCCGAACACGTATTGGCGTTCCATCGCCGTCGATCCGGCAGAGCGAGCGGTCTATCGGTCCCATCCCGATACGGGCGCGATCGCTCGGATCGATTTCGAGGGCGACGAGGCGTGGCGGACCGACGAGCCGGCCCTCGAGTTCGGCGTCAGCGTCGGCGGCGAGACCGTCTACGCGTCGACGACCGACGGCCTGCTCGCGCTCGAGGCCGACTCCGGCGACGAGCGGTTCCGCGTCTCGATCGACGGCGGCGCGACCGACCCGCTCGGCAGCACGCCGCTGATCGACGGTGACCGCGTCTACCACCTGCTCGGCGAGACGGTCTCCGAGGTGCGTCCGCGATGAGCCGCGCGACCGACGTCGCCGGCCGAGTCGGCCGGACGCTCCTGATCGCGGTTCTCGTCTCGCCGGCCGTCTGGCCGGTCGGGGAGCTGCTCACGTCGGCGGGCGAACTGACGGGCGCGGCCGTTCCGAACTGGGTGGTGCCGATCGGCGTTCTCGGAGTCGCGTTCGTCCTCGCGGAAACGTACGACGGACCGACGGAACGGCTGTTACCGACTGCGCTCCTGACCGCGGTCCTGTTCGTCGGCGCTCAGTGGCTCGTCGGGCTCCGCGGAGCGAACGCGATTTCGATGCGACTGCTGGCGGCCAACGCCCTCGTCTATCTGGCCGCGCTCTCCGGCGCGATCGCGATCACGTTCGAGACGGGACTGTGGCAGCGGATTACGTCCCGGTTCGGCGGAGCGGACGTCGACACGGGCGAGTGATCGTCGTCGATTCCCCGTCTTCGACTCGTCCGCCGCGGTTCCGAACGCCACCGCCGATCATCCGGTCAGTCGAGCGCTGCGATCCCAGCCGCGGCGCTCGAGGCGGCGCAACAGGTTCGCGACCACCGACAGGAGCGGCAACTCGAGCAGGGGACCGATCACCAGCGCGAGCGCGATCAGCGGTTCGTTCGGGAAGGCGACGACGGCGATGGCGAGCGCGGTCGGCGAGTTGCGCGAGAGGATCGTGCAGTTGAAGCAGGCGACCTCGCGGTAGGAGAAGTCGAGCACCCGACCGATCGCGAGCCCGACGGCGAAGTTGACGGCGTAGAACGCGA from Haloterrigena sp. KLK7 includes these protein-coding regions:
- a CDS encoding PQQ-binding-like beta-propeller repeat protein; its protein translation is MVSVLTRRRLLGVAGGSLLGAFLLGPRVGGSDHVDPDLEAGWRQPRADSRNVAWTADPGPGADGTVGWQLPLDTYRRFEHAGLALADETLFVPTHRSLRALDVENGTERWRYAYRESASGGLFDRPQLDTEPRVRDGVAYLVFQTGVCALDLDSRRLRWRYDLDSGADGLHLFGNTVYVTGRVDGDDRLVALDADTGLERWRRTGRVVPLAARSGLLVGARYDDGRLLGLEPETGTRRWLSGAEIGASSLIRSQVAAVDDRVVGIESTGDLTALEAATGEGRWTVSDAAADPNTYWRSIAVDPAERAVYRSHPDTGAIARIDFEGDEAWRTDEPALEFGVSVGGETVYASTTDGLLALEADSGDERFRVSIDGGATDPLGSTPLIDGDRVYHLLGETVSEVRPR
- a CDS encoding zinc ribbon domain-containing protein, whose product is MDPVTVVLGSVLLFAVHLVLVGTLTRYLPGSLRAGAAAEREATVDRDAGTVVCPDCGAENDLGYRYCSDCVGELPGSAVGTASSAAPSRRSIF